From the Mangifera indica cultivar Alphonso chromosome 10, CATAS_Mindica_2.1, whole genome shotgun sequence genome, one window contains:
- the LOC123227355 gene encoding protein CYPRO4-like isoform X2, which translates to MGTSQSREDYISDSEYEGESEESSQYDDAQETSSSSPRGTKTVLNSLDEVDARLKSLKLKYPSPLNSNLKNPVKLYLHIGGNTPKAKWTVSDKLTSYSFIKTMKFHGGNASDDDEEIDSGDGFWVLKVGSKVRAKVSTEMQLKIFGDQRRVDFVDKGVWALKFTSDLEYRKFVTEFQDCLFENVYGLKATEENKRKIYGKEFLGWVMPEKADDSMWEDADDGLGKTPVYATPVKEHRDALEEFEELANGGVQSLALGALDNSFLVNDLGVQVYRNFNHGIHNKGASVRFDSGSLRIGSNLTPKKALLMRGETNMMLMSPLKEGKPHASAIKQLDIETGKIVTEWKFEKDGADITMRDITNDTKSSQLDPSESTFLGLDDNRLCQWDMRDRGGIVQNVVKGDSPVLHWTQGHQFSRGTNFQCFASTGDGSIVIGSLDGKIRLYSKTSMRQAKTAFPGLGSPITHVDVTYDGKWILGTTDTYLIIICTLFTDKDGKTKTGFNGRMGNKIPAPRLLKLTPLDSHLAGNDNRLLRTVNKNAT; encoded by the exons ATGGGTACCTCTCAAAGTCGCGAGGATTACATCTCTGACTCCGAATATGAAGGAGAGTCAGAAGAATCATCTCAATACGACGACGCTCAAGAAACTAGCTCTTCTTCACCAAGAGGTACGAAAACTGTCCTAAATTCTCTTGACGAAGTTGATGCCAGACTCAAATCGCTTAAACTGAAATACCCGAGTCCCCTAAACTCTAATCTTAAAAACCCTGTTAAGCTTTATCTCCATATCGGTGGCAACACCCCCAAAGCCAAGTGGACCGTCTCTGACAAACTTACttcttatagttttattaaGACTATGAAATTCCATGGAGGAAACGCCtctgatgatgatgaagagatTGATAGTGGAGAtgggttttgggttttgaaaGTTGGATCAAAAGTTAGGGCTAAGGTTTCGACAGAAatgcaattgaaaatttttggagATCAAAGGAGAGTTGATTTTGTTGATAAAGGTGTCTGGGCGTTGAAGTTTACTAGTGACTTGGAGTATAGGAAGTTTGTTACTGAGTTTCAAGACTGCTTATTTGAGAATGTGTATGGGCTTAAAGCCACTGAAGAGAATAAGAGGAAAATTTATGGGAAGGAATTTCTTGGGTGGGTGATGCCTGAGAAGGCTGATGATTCGATGTGGGAGGATGCTGATGATGGTCTGGGGAAAACACCTGTATATGCGACACCTGTGAAGGAACATCGAGATGCTCTGGAGGAGTTTGAGGAGTTAGCAAATGGAGGCGTGCAGAGTTTGGCATTAGGTGCATTGGATAACAGTTTCTTGGTTAATGATTTGGGTGTGCAGGTTTATAGAAATTTTAATCATGGAATTCATAATAAAGGTGCTAGTGTGAGATTTGACAGTGGAAGTTTGAGAATTGGTTCAAACTTGACTCCTAAGAAGGCTTTGTTAATGAGAGGGGAGACAAATATGATGTTAATGAGTCCACTGAAAGAAGGGAAACCTCATGCCTCAGCTATTAAACAGCTTGATATAGAGACTGGGAAGATTGTGACGGAATGGAAGTTTGAGAAGGATGGGGCTGACATAACGATGAGAGATATTACTAATGATACAAAAAGTTCACAGTTGGATCCATCGGAGTCTACATTTCTTGGGCTTGATGATAATAGATTGTGCCAATGGGATATGAGAGACAGGGGTGGAATTGTGCAGAATGTTGTGAAGGGTGATTCACCAGTGTTGCATTGGACTCAGGGGCATCAGTTTTCAAGGGGCACAAATTTTCAATGCTTTGCAAGTACGGGTGATGGATCAATCGTCATAGGTTCACTTGATGGGAAGATAAGGTTGTACTCCAAAACATCAATGAGGCAGGCGAAGACTGCATTTCCAGGGCTTGGCTCACCCATTACTCATGTGGATGTTACTTATGATGGGAAGTGGATCTTAGGCACCACTGATACATATCTGATTATAATTTGCACTCTATTTACGGATAAAGATGGAAAGACAAAAACTGGTTTTAACGGGCGTATGGGAAACAAAATACCAGCTCCAAGATTGTTGAAGTTGACTCCTTTGGATTCACATCTAGCTGGGAATGATAACAG GTTACTGAGAACGGTAAACAAGAACGCCACTTAG
- the LOC123227355 gene encoding protein CYPRO4-like isoform X1 — MGTSQSREDYISDSEYEGESEESSQYDDAQETSSSSPRGTKTVLNSLDEVDARLKSLKLKYPSPLNSNLKNPVKLYLHIGGNTPKAKWTVSDKLTSYSFIKTMKFHGGNASDDDEEIDSGDGFWVLKVGSKVRAKVSTEMQLKIFGDQRRVDFVDKGVWALKFTSDLEYRKFVTEFQDCLFENVYGLKATEENKRKIYGKEFLGWVMPEKADDSMWEDADDGLGKTPVYATPVKEHRDALEEFEELANGGVQSLALGALDNSFLVNDLGVQVYRNFNHGIHNKGASVRFDSGSLRIGSNLTPKKALLMRGETNMMLMSPLKEGKPHASAIKQLDIETGKIVTEWKFEKDGADITMRDITNDTKSSQLDPSESTFLGLDDNRLCQWDMRDRGGIVQNVVKGDSPVLHWTQGHQFSRGTNFQCFASTGDGSIVIGSLDGKIRLYSKTSMRQAKTAFPGLGSPITHVDVTYDGKWILGTTDTYLIIICTLFTDKDGKTKTGFNGRMGNKIPAPRLLKLTPLDSHLAGNDNRFHGGHFSWVTENGKQERHLVATVGKFSVIWDFQQVKNSAHECYRNQQGLKSCYCYKIVLKDESIVESRFMHDKFAVSDSPEAPLVVATPMKVSSISLSGKGKR; from the exons ATGGGTACCTCTCAAAGTCGCGAGGATTACATCTCTGACTCCGAATATGAAGGAGAGTCAGAAGAATCATCTCAATACGACGACGCTCAAGAAACTAGCTCTTCTTCACCAAGAGGTACGAAAACTGTCCTAAATTCTCTTGACGAAGTTGATGCCAGACTCAAATCGCTTAAACTGAAATACCCGAGTCCCCTAAACTCTAATCTTAAAAACCCTGTTAAGCTTTATCTCCATATCGGTGGCAACACCCCCAAAGCCAAGTGGACCGTCTCTGACAAACTTACttcttatagttttattaaGACTATGAAATTCCATGGAGGAAACGCCtctgatgatgatgaagagatTGATAGTGGAGAtgggttttgggttttgaaaGTTGGATCAAAAGTTAGGGCTAAGGTTTCGACAGAAatgcaattgaaaatttttggagATCAAAGGAGAGTTGATTTTGTTGATAAAGGTGTCTGGGCGTTGAAGTTTACTAGTGACTTGGAGTATAGGAAGTTTGTTACTGAGTTTCAAGACTGCTTATTTGAGAATGTGTATGGGCTTAAAGCCACTGAAGAGAATAAGAGGAAAATTTATGGGAAGGAATTTCTTGGGTGGGTGATGCCTGAGAAGGCTGATGATTCGATGTGGGAGGATGCTGATGATGGTCTGGGGAAAACACCTGTATATGCGACACCTGTGAAGGAACATCGAGATGCTCTGGAGGAGTTTGAGGAGTTAGCAAATGGAGGCGTGCAGAGTTTGGCATTAGGTGCATTGGATAACAGTTTCTTGGTTAATGATTTGGGTGTGCAGGTTTATAGAAATTTTAATCATGGAATTCATAATAAAGGTGCTAGTGTGAGATTTGACAGTGGAAGTTTGAGAATTGGTTCAAACTTGACTCCTAAGAAGGCTTTGTTAATGAGAGGGGAGACAAATATGATGTTAATGAGTCCACTGAAAGAAGGGAAACCTCATGCCTCAGCTATTAAACAGCTTGATATAGAGACTGGGAAGATTGTGACGGAATGGAAGTTTGAGAAGGATGGGGCTGACATAACGATGAGAGATATTACTAATGATACAAAAAGTTCACAGTTGGATCCATCGGAGTCTACATTTCTTGGGCTTGATGATAATAGATTGTGCCAATGGGATATGAGAGACAGGGGTGGAATTGTGCAGAATGTTGTGAAGGGTGATTCACCAGTGTTGCATTGGACTCAGGGGCATCAGTTTTCAAGGGGCACAAATTTTCAATGCTTTGCAAGTACGGGTGATGGATCAATCGTCATAGGTTCACTTGATGGGAAGATAAGGTTGTACTCCAAAACATCAATGAGGCAGGCGAAGACTGCATTTCCAGGGCTTGGCTCACCCATTACTCATGTGGATGTTACTTATGATGGGAAGTGGATCTTAGGCACCACTGATACATATCTGATTATAATTTGCACTCTATTTACGGATAAAGATGGAAAGACAAAAACTGGTTTTAACGGGCGTATGGGAAACAAAATACCAGCTCCAAGATTGTTGAAGTTGACTCCTTTGGATTCACATCTAGCTGGGAATGATAACAGGTTTCATGGTGGTCATTTCTCTTGG GTTACTGAGAACGGTAAACAAGAACGCCACTTAGTAGCAACAGTGGGCAAATTCAGTGTGATATGGGACTTCCAGCAGGTGAAGAACAGTGCTCATGAGTGCTACAGGAATCAGCAAGGTCTTAAGAGCTGCTATTGCTATAAGATTGTGTTGAAAGATGAATCAATTGTGGAAAGTCGGTTCATGCATGACAAGTTTGCTGTTAGTGACTCCCCAGAAGCTCCACTGGTGGTGGCAACACCTATGAAAGTTAGTTCTATCAGCCTTTCTGGCAAGGGCAAGCGATGA
- the LOC123228217 gene encoding LOW QUALITY PROTEIN: EKC/KEOPS complex subunit TPRKB-like (The sequence of the model RefSeq protein was modified relative to this genomic sequence to represent the inferred CDS: inserted 1 base in 1 codon) produces MKVFNISNGNTLYVALFTEVINSKELLDSMQAGTLEPEVAFLNALLILHVFPLLAAAHKTLIAKARXSLTTRTLHSEIVYSYSGSKHITESLKRCGISDSSTYVLAAHLNASPDEMKAVEKLVNGKEIGLEELEGKADQAQIKKHYKITGPELEISSFVDAITCRIAGLGFRV; encoded by the exons ATGAAGGTGTTCAACATCAGTAATGGAAACACTCTCTATGTTGCACTTTTCACTGAAGTCATCAACTCCAA GGAACTGTTAGATTCTATGCAAGCTGGGACACTGGAACCTGAAGTGGCATTTCTCAATGCATTGCTT ATCCTACATGTTTTCCCCCTTCTAGCAGCTGCACATAAGACACTTATTGCCAAGGCGC AATCTTTGACAACACGCACTCTTCACTCTGAGATAGTTTACAGTTACTCAGGATCTAAGCAT ATTACAGAATCCTTGAAAAGATGTGGCATCTCTGACAGCTCAACATATGTCCTCGCCGCACATCTCAATGCTTCCCCAGATGAG ATGAAAGCTGTGGAGAAACTTGTCAATGGGAAGGAAATTGGTTTGGAAGAACTGGAAGGGAAAGCAGATCAAGCCCAGATAAAAAAG CACTACAAAATAACTGGCCCAGAGCTGGAGATATCTTCATTTGTAGATGCTATCACATGCCGGATTGCTGGTTTaggatttagggtttag